ataaactgTGAaacttttacattattattctcTTTAACAAGGTCATTGATTTTTGCTATTATTGCTATGgccacatttttataatttaaattgtagacTAGGTTTTGCAACCACATCAATAGTTGATATCTTATATATGAAATGTATGAATGAATCTGAAtgctatagtagtatagtaattgtattaaatcttGGTTGTCgcatgattaattttattagtaatatatcaaacgataaaaatattaaaacaatttgtgctgcaaacatttttttgtttttttcacttTGAAGTCTAGAAGTTGTTCTATAACATACATGAGTATAAAATAActagaattaaatataataaataaatgaggagctgaagaatatttaaaattataatgctaagcagttaaaaataaagtatctaTGATACTTCAgtcttcatttttaaaataatatgaactagATTTAAGAATAAAGTAGaatacaaaaaagttaaaactatacaaatttcCAATGCTAAAAAGTTATATGTACCCATTTCATAAAGAAATTCATTGTcaaaattcttttaaattagtaataaaatcaAACCTTGTTCATTTTTGGAACACTGCTATAGTcttatcatattttgatttttagaatttgattGCGGGCTCGTTGTTTGGCTCTGTTTTTGGACTCTTTCTGGTGTGCACACTATCCAGTATAGGTGTCTCTGCATGTTACCTTCTGTCTAAAGTGTGTGGCATCGAGACGTTTCTAATGAATTATTTCCCCAGTGCGTTGACCTCATCGAAAACTACTGTGGGAAATTTGGTAAGCAAAACACCacaatttgtaaacataatattattccaattGTAACGATAACTTTCTTAATGATGCAATTGTTTTCAGGTTAAAAACAACGAACACCAACTTTGGTACTTGCTACTAGTCTTGCGCATCATACCAATTACTCCAAATTGGCTGTTGAACCTGCTCGCACCAGTGTTCAGCATTCCCCTCTGGACATTTATGTATACAACGTTTTTCGGTATGTCCGGCTAAAACTAAATGGttttcatgataataattttattataatataatataaatatgtaatccAAACAttacatcagttttttttttttttttttgttacagggCTGATGCCATACAATTACATATGCTGCCAGAGTGGAGAAACGTTGTCGAGTATCAATTCGTTAGAAGAAATATTTACGTTGAAAACAACATTACAGTTAACGTCCATCGCCGTGGTTATGGTGGTTGTAAAGGTTGCCTCAAAGTTCTGTAAAATAAACacctaattgttatttattgagtttattaatttgtaatttttagtaaGTTCATTCGATAacaatttatagtaggtattaaataacttaCTATACCTATTCATTCGTGACCTCTCATGACTAACTTGTATCCTCAATCCTGCTTGACTCACCTTCAAATTCTATCAAAAATTACAATGCActgtgatttatttaatttaattaggttcataaattattcaaaGTTATGATTAGGGCTCAGTAAATATTGCactaaatagctttaaaattgaTAGCAATATTGCTGATAAAGATGCAAGGCAAAAAGCCCAAAAATGTAGGCTAAAGCCCCCAAAAGTTTTCATAAAAAGTAACCCGATGGAGCATTACCCTCCTCTCCtttttaactgtttatttatattataaaaaataataaacaacaaatcataattttttctctagtttcatttttgttttattattactatgcagTGAGCCAGTGAAAGTGTACAAGACTCATTTCAAgtcttacttaaaaattaaagtcaGATGTGTTAACATTTATCATGTTTTTTAaaaggtattaggtacataataaacttttaactttggCTGAATAGAGCGTATAATTAGTTATCCGCTGTGAAATAGgtcaatttataacttaataacaatatataaattccaGAACATTAAacaagtaaaaattacaaaatgtcgtATATCTTATGAATTTGTCTAATAGTATTGTTGTGCAATGGCATGGTGATATCGTTTGCATTGGTGTGAATATGTGCGTGTCACGTACAGGATTTTACTGAGCAATATGCTAAaagctttaatatttattcattttaaattgatattataagaatataaagattaatttatattgtgggTGCGGGCTTTGAGTGATTTTTTATTAGAGgctaaggggggggggggctaaggtaataacaacttatgagaaacctatgatttaatattaaattacattttcaatgttttttatggtgaacattgttttttcaatatttttaaaaagaaaacaaaaataattgaaaattttaaatgtctaaatagatcagaaaaatattttgaataatttatcatgtacataaaatgataatacaaacatttggtgaatatttcaagtatctttatacaaattatttggtttttacaacttttttagtttcaccaaaaaaaataaatgatcaattttgtctaacactggttttgcgtaaaatttttctttaggtttttttttattgttttctctgataattaagaaaaattatgggagttttatttttgacctttCAGAGTACCAATTAAATCCAATTTGCTACCATAAATCATCTGCCAGGTtcaaaatcgaagcattattagTGCTCCAGATAATGGTGATAggcacaatataaaaaaatccatcattgtaaaatcaatacattcattgttcccctcagaatctaaaaacatatattccatataattttaagcaattaaaaattttagtcCAATTTAAGCATTGTTTTTGATTGTTTGCATGTCAAGTCAGATTTCTTTTATACTTTTGATAAATAAGGGAAGTTGCGTAGGATAAAAAAAGTGGACATAGCTACCAACAATTGTTTTTcggataattataaataagactcctaaaaagtaattataatatactacacatctcaatatttaatatttattatactatattcaaGTTATTTAGGGGGCTTAAAGTCTGATCCCTGTTGATGATAAACCAAGAATAAAATCTGTGATGTGaataaattttagaaaatttatacatactataaaacccaatcaaaataatttttatgcagatcgtataaaaaaaatatgtatatataatatatattatattttagtagtttCAATGAACCAAAACAATAAGTCAACGaggtatgattatatttttcaaatataattattagcgTTAAAATTAATTCGCGCTATacttttgttcaaaaataaataattcataaacttaaaattcccacatttgaaaaaaaaaacaattaagcacataatatattcttgtAAATGAATGAGtatcgtttaaatataattatttacatagtaACAGTGAACTCAAAATAGCAAAAGGCACATTGTGTGGTAGACTGTAATAGCTATAAACCGTGGGGTTCACACTGAACATGTCCCTAGAAAATAGGGCATAGTAGAATAACAAAcacaaaagaaaagaaaaagttttgttttaaaaaaattatactctaATCATTAATAATCAATGAAACATAGgacttacaaaaaattaatgttaaaaaataggtacttattccAACATTGTAAAGCCTGAACAACTATTTGCacataaacgtaataataattttcttagtttaattaaatattattgtaacgttatattattgttttatattatacaaaaaataggtattcaaaaaaGATTGAAgggtattttgaattttttttttgctatttccTATACAACATGCttttattagaaaacaatttaattaaataactgctataagacattaaattaatatgtgaatttatagtaaaaaataaaaaaatacgaataaatgcttgttaaaagaaaaatacatataattaaaaatatatataactaaagaTATTTAAAGTTAGAAGTACAAATTTATAATGCTCGTAACAATAATAAGGGTTTAGTTCTTTGAggttaaaaacttaattaaagcgatgtagtaaattattaagtaggtaaaaaCCAACAAACACTGTCAGTGTTCATAAATGTTGGTTGGTCATTAATAGTAGCATCACcgaaaaaaatcacataaaatcaGTAGTATCTGTATGACAAAGATAGAAATTTTCTCACGTGTTTTCTACtccatcatatttttttattacaaaaacaatgaCTTAACAATTACACATAgaagacaataataaaaatgttgtctcTAACGGTGGCCGCCTCTAATTATATTCTGACTGAATTGTTCTTCAGTTGTCAACTGTTTTCTGAATGCGAGCACAGTTTCAACTAGATCTTGAGTGGCAGCTAATTTGGTTTGAAGCAAATTGAGCAGCTGCAATGAATACGCTGGAAAAACAATACGGTTTAGAATACAACACTCCAATGATccacaacatttaataataaatcaaaaaatatttcaaacgcgcataggtacatcataattcATGAAAAAGCAGGCGCGCACACAATAAAGTGAGCTAACTTAAGACCAGATATTTTGCTAAATGATTGGTACTAACAATCACGGCCATTTTAAGTGTAATAAAAGAGTAGTaggagttttaaaaaaatgcttttgatgaaaataatttttttaacatattatataattaaataaataaataaatacaaggagaaaaccttatattataaactaccgAAGTATAAATGCGTAACTTTAAacaaatgcaataatatttggttttataaataattgtaaaataaattaaagtaaaaattacaaacatttatatagaCTAGAAAGACTTAAACCTGTTGATAACTTTTCAATGAGCAATTGGACAGACAActcattttctaataaaattcttgtatttttgtatataatcaCAGTaacgattaattaataataatggtaaacaATTGGAcggattatttattttatacacgtagctcaaatacaatttaactaaaCGTTaaaatgaaactaaaaatttatattcaaatggtttttcagaaaaatattgatgttcAGATTGTAAAACAAAGCAaaagtactataaaatatttattgaatttggaAAGAAATTATAGAAGTAAAATTAAGATTaggtgtttaaataataaatatatattttttaatttttagattttggaaataaaataaaaaagagtattatttttaaataataaataaatattggttataaaaatgtgtacatgtTATACACCTTACCAAATTTCTaggatataaattatacagctataaaaattcaaaatcaagaaatattttataaatatggcttaaaatttgaatgttttaGTCAAAtgttacaatgaaaataaaaattatcagtgtctcaattttttttttatatgaaatcaaaaaaactaggtaaaaatataattgtctaAGTCaccaataataaacaatatgtgAAAAGACAATAAGTCGCTatgatatatttgaataataatgcaCCAATAacggcataataataaaaaaaaagacgcAGCAATATCAAACATGGGAAGAAAATAAACACTCCaaagataatataaaactatgcttaataataaataactaaaaataaataatactgatgGGGTATGaagaaaataaagttaattgataaattctgcaaaaaaattcaacaagtgAAGTTTTTTGTGTTTACAACAATTAACTAGATTATTTCATTTGGAAATTGCCGAGTTCCAGCAACgggagtataaaaaaaaaaaaaaaagcataagcAATAGGTAAAGCTAAAAGTTGGAGAGCTACAAGAAAACAGGTTTTTTGATGTCGGTTACCATCTTGATCGTAGTCAACGTTTTTAGTCATTGCCAACAACTGTTTGTCTTTTTGTAACCATTTCTGTCCGGA
This portion of the Acyrthosiphon pisum isolate AL4f chromosome A1, pea_aphid_22Mar2018_4r6ur, whole genome shotgun sequence genome encodes:
- the Tmem41a gene encoding transmembrane protein 41A precursor — translated: MAFPRVLLVVPLFATSILGLYFLVQNAPPTDNQCRIKMAIPKSMAEIMELNLCLRKHYDNNYLYMLTLFSTVYIIKQAFCIPGSVILNLIAGSLFGSVFGLFLVCTLSSIGVSACYLLSKVCGIETFLMNYFPSALTSSKTTVGNLVKNNEHQLWYLLLVLRIIPITPNWLLNLLAPVFSIPLWTFMYTTFFGLMPYNYICCQSGETLSSINSLEEIFTLKTTLQLTSIAVVMVVVKVASKFCKINT